The Venturia canescens isolate UGA chromosome 7, ASM1945775v1, whole genome shotgun sequence genome segment TTGTTCCaaataatttgttgaaattttttacacgATATTTTGGGTTTAACTTACTCTTTCGTAATAGTGGAggtatttttttaaagcttCACGGGCTTGAGCATGGACGCTTTCGTGTGCGATGTTGGGATTCTCCTTGTATCGCGAACATTCATAATATTCACTTCCATGAGTCTTCCAATCACAGAGACACATCCAACAAAACTCGTGTTTGCAGTTGTAACATTGCATGTGGTTGCAGCCACCATTTTTCTCTATACAAATGTGACATTTGGGACACTGAAAAGGGAGAAGGAAATTATTTTACCAGAGTTTCGATGGTGCATCATCGTTCGCGatgagtttcaaaaaaaacgaaaagaatatACATaggaacataaaaaaaataataaaagaaaaagaacaaagTTTTAGGTTTTTTGATCAACTCACATCCTTGGTATGAGCACTGATATAATTGGCAGTTTCGGAATCATCCACACATTTGGTTAACCATTTTTTGATCGTGCCGCAATCAGTAGGTGCGTGATAATCCATTCCACATCGAAAGCTATCGACCATGAATTATTAACAATAAGAATGGCCTGCGTTCGTTCATTTATTGTCTTTGGATACTTACCAAAAAACTGTTTTGCAGGAGAGACATATGACTCGTTTGGCCCGGTGTTCCTTCGAGCGCATTACTATTTGGCAGTTTGGTCCAGGACAAAATCTCAACTGAGGATGAGTTTTAACGTAATCGCGAAACGCGAATTGTTGATATCGATCCCTCATGTTCGGTTTTGTCAGGAGGGAAAGTGCAAAATCTTCTGGAACAAGGACTTCACAATCCTGTGCCATGCATCCGATCCCTGATGGAACAGAGCATTTACGAGATTcgttgggtttgtttgggagTCTCTAGGAgccaatttgaaaaaaatgatatttttgacGATAAGCAACTTGCCTGTGGAAATCCCCTGAGTGATTTGAACCTCAAAGTGCATACACCAACAATCCTTACAAAAAGCATGTCCACAGGTGAGCGTGGCAAATTTTTCAGGTGGGTAAATGCTTATACAAACGGAGCATTGTCCCCCTCTTTGACTTTTGGACCCCGAAGAAGACTCCGGTGGATGAGAAGGTTTTATTTTGGAAGTGATCAAGAGACTGGATGCATTGTTACGATACTTAGTTACAATGTCTTGGAGTGCCCAATTGTGAGCATGTAACAAGACTTTTGCCAGGGAAGGCGTTATGTGAAGACTGTTGCTGAGTATCTCAACATTTTCGTTCAATAATCTCTCCACCTCTTCGACTCTCAAACAATCGTGTACGGCGTATTCAGGATCTCGTCTGTTATGTTCCGGATCTGCGTCATTGTCTGCTTCTGTACCCCATGGTTGAATGTTATAGTAATCCTCATATCCGGTATCTCCACAATCAGAGTCCGAATAGTCCATGTCACTCTCACATTCTTCTGCTGACATCTGAGAAAAATGTTCCTTACTATTACTGACGATAACTGTCATATTGGGTGGAAAGATGGAACATTTTAttgaagaaatgaaatttgaatgctTTGGAGTATTCAATATATATTACTATATATTGTACTATATAAATATGAATGCATTCCATATTCGCACCAGCTATGACCATACgcatttcaaaatttacttACATTGACAGGTGAATAAATAAACGTggtacttgaaaaatattcgtcaAAATCCAATAATTCGTAGAAGTTACTCTTTTTTCCTTGAAGACATGATGAAACTGTGTTGAAAgtaattatacgaaaaatcTTGTTCTCGCACTCTTGTTCGTGGCGTTTCAAACGAATGAGTATACACGCGTGTATAGTGTGCTTGTGAAGTTCGAAACAATTGCACTTAACCGATTATTCATCGTATCTTCACACATTACAAACATACTATAACggttttttccgaatttttcaataaaccgTTAATTATAATCCGAAAAATGTGTACGGATGGGTCACGGTTCTCGAATCCgtttacgagaaaaaaatgtggcgTTTTGTAAACGAAAATGAATGGAAGCAGAACGTTTTTCTCcacgaatgatttttattcgttacaCGATTTTCATCTTCCGTTGCTTCTTTGTCCCCTCGCCGCAACCTTTTTTACATTGTTGCacaaaactctcaaatttgtTCTATTTCCATATTTGGCGAAAAATGACGGTAGTTAAACGAGAACTCTTTAGGGGCTTGCACGCACGACACACAACCCACCTTTCCGGACGGTGCAACGATTTACGCGTCAGAAAGAAGCAAAGAAGCATGTGCTAAGTTTCGatcactttttttcgtttcttttttcaatctataGACTATTCAAAGGCTTCTCACACTCCGGAGGCATTCGTTCTTGGTGTTGGTACAAACATAATGGCGTCGTCGTACCTCTAGTCGTACTCTCGAATCTTTCGATGCTTTCGACCATGCGACATCTCGATACTACATATATGCAACACATTCACGAGAGAAGATATATATGCtcacaaaattttgtttcttgcGTTTCCgtacttttcgaaaaaatataaaacatgTAAATATATCAATAGATATTCATCATAATCTACAAGGATTTATATACAAGTTTCGCTTCCCGATATATTTCTCTTCAAGCCAAAACTCTGATCACGcggaaacaaaaagaaaattgactcgaaaataataaatatatttcttaATGACTAAACTTAAAAAGCATATATTATCACGAATATTTATCACGGTAAAATCATCGTGTCATTGTAAATAAGATGATTAATGAGTCAGGTAAAGTATATAAGTgggttttattattttatcttgtcgcaataaaagaaattcaagGTTGGGAAACGACGATTCGGGATTTTTGAGATATTGTATTGAAACAGCTGTGCCCCCTTCCATACCCTCGCTCCTGACCATTGTATTCGAATACAGATTGTGCATGGAGTTGCAGAAAGAGGGCTACGTGATGAAAATGGGATATTATTATATCGTGAATGGTAATTCCTCAAACCAACAAGAACCTCTCTTTGCTTTTACTCATTTTCCTTTACTTTATCTCTAGTATATACGAACTTCGTATACAATCATTCGCATTCCTCCTACGCCACCGCGAACGaaatgattgttttttattttttcacttgttgggaaaaattggagttcttttcattttgactttcgaaCGGTAGTTTTGCGTTTTATAtacgcgcgcgcgagcgcgtGTGTGTAAGAGTGtgtgcattaaaaaaaaaagagaaaatggtTGGACGCGGTGATGAGAGACAAGGTgtgaaaatatatatctatacgtatatatattttgcaaCTTTCTCGTACCTTTGGAAGCTACAGCTGCGATTCGTGCCTTCATTGTGTAGGCCCCATTAGGGGGAGCAAGGAGAGAAAGGAAGGGGCGAAAACATTGAACTGACGCTGGGACTGAGAGAGACAGTCTTCTAGGGCGTATTCATCCTTCTCTCCACGATCTTCGTATGACTGCATGTGCACACGCGTATTCGATACTCTACAgtttaaacaaaaattatttttctggcGTCCAACATGTCTATATTCGTGTTTACTTCCCGCTGTCAGCTCATTTTTTTGGTGGACTGTACGGACAAAGACAGATACCCCTATCAGACTATCTTTCTCGGTCCCACCGGCTGAGCGAGTGTGCGCGTCCTAGGATTAGTAGAGTTCAGTGGGCGAGAAAATATCACTGGAAAAACGTTGCTCGTCGCACATACACACGGTCGAGCTAGCTGTAACATTAGATTGCATGggaaagaaagagacgaaAAGCAGATGCGGTGGTGGACGTCTCGTCGTTGAGGGGTTAAAGGCGACACCATGATAGGGAAGGGGGGTGgggttttttttaatcgtgtTTTCCTTTTGGTATGCTTACGATCGCTATAGTGAAGTTTCGAGATCATAAAGTTGTTCGTGTAacctctctatctttctttcGATATATTGTTCAAAGAACCGATCGAGAAAAAGTAGAGTTTTTTTACTCGATAAGCCACAGTTGTGTGTATGAGTGTACGTGTAAGTGCGAGATAAAAAACAGtgtatttctcaatttttccatcttcCCTTTATGACTAAgttattttttaccaaatgtaataaaatcgaACAGCACCGTacagttttttcttcactcatACATTTGATTGCCTTGAATCACTCCAGGAACCAGTGTTATGTTTTAATCGCCGAGTAAGCAAAGGGGGAGGGGATAACAAATGACAGTACGAAATTTCGGCATCGATGATCCCGATAAATTATCACAAAGACCGAGAGACATGAAGATACGTAAATTCTGCAAAGTGTTGTTACTATTGCaacgaaacgaaacgaaaaattcgaaaactcccgATCTTCGCTGATGAAGGTTAAggataaatatattttgtgCTGGCAGCCTTCTCATTACAAGGCTGTGGAAAACGTCACTGGGATATTACGAAAAATTTATCTTCAATCGTAATGAGGTAAACAGATTCTAAACTCTATTTTGTAGCTTTGCTTTCTGAAGCATCTCCTACTGACcctattttgttgttttttatgtttcaTGCAAGGTTGTAAAACAGCACCAATGCGAGGAATCGTCCAGTCGGTCAGTGAGAAAGACGTAGACATCATCAATGGGAAACTGTTCGACCTGTTTTAAGGTGCCTACCCCGCCGTCAACCAGCGATCCATCCAACATGCCTGAAATTAAAGACGGTATATTGTacttctcaattttcataataCAAGTTGAAAGAAGCCAGGTTACCAGTCGGAACAATTGGTTCTATATTGTTTGTCTATTTTCAACTCTTGTGGGACACAGAATTTAGCTCAAGGCAAAGTTTTGGCCAGATGTCATTTGCAGATTGAATGATGCTCTTTACTAATATTCATATTCTAATAACTGACTGTTTTATTTTATGAAGAAATACTAGACAATTCTACACGCATTTTTGAAGTTCCGATATCAACTACTATTGATTTGAGAGCATGACCCGCAAAGTAGATTTCCACCTGTAAATGACCCTGAACTTGGAGATcaaaatgttaaaattttcACGGTTCTCGAATTCTTGAATATTGTAAACCATAGCAATAACCGAATCTAAAACGATCAGAAGTTATGGAACCCAATTTCTCCAACATAACACTATTTTCCAGACACTATGGAACTGAGTCGTTTATTTCCGGGAAATCCGTGTCCCCGGAGTGGACGTCTCTCGTCGATGGATGGGAGAATAAATGGAAACACGAAGTTACAGCTCGTAGAAGCGACAACGTTGAACAACGTCGGTTCTAACAATTGCGGCTCTGTGCCACCAACACAAAACAACATTAGACTGTCACGAGGTTTTTACGCTCTGTTACCACCTCTTGGACGATCGGGGCCAGCTGCACCGATCAATGCTCCTCAAGAGTCCAACAAACAACCGAGGGAACCGTccgaattaaaaattaataccCTGTTCGATCAGTACAAGGTACAATTTCAATTAGTCGATTTACGCTATTCAGAAGTATTTTGACGTCAATGATCTTCcgctatgacgctgaagtttgcaacgttggagtccaacgaaatgatctaaaaaaactcaaataattccagtaaatctccaattttcttccctgccgaatttccaattcgtcattttttaagccacaacaataattcgtgaaataaaaaaataattaattataaatcttttttgccttcatttcgttgaactccaacgttgcaaacttcaacttcGTTCTTCCgctaaaaattttccaagctCTGGATGAGTGATTTATGATTGTTTCCTTTACTTTTCACGTGTCTTAATCTTACTTGTGTATTTGAAAATTGCGCAGGATCCTCATGAGGATATAATACTGGCGGACGGAATCGAGAGACTGTGCGACGACCTTCAATTATCTCCGGACGAGTTCAAAGTTTTAGTACTAGCATGGAAATTAAATGCTGAGCAGATGTGTCAATTTACAAGGAAAGAATTCGTGAACGGTTTGCGGAGTATGAAGGTGGACAGTGTGCGCGGTATACAAGGACGCTTGCCCGAAATCGTACAAGAACTTACCACGAATGCCGATCTATTCAAGGATCTTTATCGTTTTACATTTTGTTTTGGCCTCGACGTTATTTCCGG includes the following:
- the ari-2 gene encoding potential E3 ubiquitin-protein ligase ariadne-2, with product MSAEECESDMDYSDSDCGDTGYEDYYNIQPWGTEADNDADPEHNRRDPEYAVHDCLRVEEVERLLNENVEILSNSLHITPSLAKVLLHAHNWALQDIVTKYRNNASSLLITSKIKPSHPPESSSGSKSQRGGQCSVCISIYPPEKFATLTCGHAFCKDCWCMHFEVQITQGISTGIGCMAQDCEVLVPEDFALSLLTKPNMRDRYQQFAFRDYVKTHPQLRFCPGPNCQIVMRSKEHRAKRVICLSCKTVFCFRCGMDYHAPTDCGTIKKWLTKCVDDSETANYISAHTKDCPKCHICIEKNGGCNHMQCYNCKHEFCWMCLCDWKTHGSEYYECSRYKENPNIAHESVHAQAREALKKYLHYYERWQNHSKSLKLEEQTLESIKSRITKKVMNASGTWIDWQHLYAAASLLARCRYTLQYTYPYAYYMDPGPRKELFEYQQAQLEAEIENLSWKIERAETTDRGDLENQMDIAEKRRVTLLKDFLEEEQRV
- the SCCRO3 gene encoding DCN1-like protein 3, which gives rise to MGNCSTCFKVPTPPSTSDPSNMPEIKDDTMELSRLFPGNPCPRSGRLSSMDGRINGNTKLQLVEATTLNNVGSNNCGSVPPTQNNIRLSRGFYALLPPLGRSGPAAPINAPQESNKQPREPSELKINTLFDQYKDPHEDIILADGIERLCDDLQLSPDEFKVLVLAWKLNAEQMCQFTRKEFVNGLRSMKVDSVRGIQGRLPEIVQELTTNADLFKDLYRFTFCFGLDVISGQRILPADMAIVLWRLVFTIREPPLLARWLVFLECHHVRGIPRDTWNMFLNFAEIIGNDLGAYDDAEAWPSLFDDFVEYENDQMNQNITKDDIIKDSLADKD